Proteins from a genomic interval of Crassostrea angulata isolate pt1a10 chromosome 7, ASM2561291v2, whole genome shotgun sequence:
- the LOC128156417 gene encoding growth hormone secretagogue receptor type 1-like — MVSYLRLKLYFSMSRTTTDMDNASHVELNDSIETTFLRNSSIPEPPRYILVIASVFYSITFIAGIISNLSVVVVVVFAKRIRSRMSALFANLGIADMMVILVCMPSAAIDLFAKEVWYLGEFMCKLVPFVEHLVSLATVLTILAITYDRYRGICFPLNSPCFWTKLQVKSVIIASWALAVTASIPVAFIANFKDSHFVDGTPIKVCRMPINSLWKKVYIVGLFSVFFLFVLFILLFFVTHMCRKLIWHVRFLERQADKESDKMASGRRRVIYMLILVITTFFLCLLPQRIFGIWLIFVNPSKVYELGLEGYLNLITFTRVMLYISSASNPIIYNIMSKKFRHAIKEMIPCGCHTETEQNSLELMKLVTFVSVQLSPARRRGKGSVKFSTPKSDDILPVKIKIIRGSETKTSSF, encoded by the exons ATGGTCTCATATTTacgtttaaaactttatttctcGATGAGTCGAACAACAACTGACATGGATAACGCAAGCCACGTTGAACTGAATGACTCCATTGAGACCACTTTTCTTCGCAATTCGAGCATACCAGAACCTCCTCGTTATATTCTGGTAATTGCGAGTGTTTTCTATTCAATCACCTTCATTGCTGGGATCATCTCAAATTTATCGGTTGTCGTCGTAGTTGTCTTTGCCAAGCGCATTCGTTCTCGAATGAGCGCCTTATTTGCAAACCTGGGCATTGCCGATATGATGGTAATACTCGTGTGCATGCCATCTGCTGCTATTGATCTTTTCGCAAAAGAGGTTTGGTATCTTGGAGAATTTATGT GTAAACTGGTACCGTTTGTGGAACATCTTGTGTCTCTTGCAACAGTGTTAACGATTTTGGCTATAACGTATGACAGGTATCGTGGGATTTGTTTTCCTCTCAATTCACCATGTTTTTGGACAAAGCTTCAAGTCAAATCAGTTATCATTGCCTCGTGGGCTCTCGCAGTTACAGCAAGTATCCCTGTGGCATTCATTGCAAACTTTAAAGACTCGCATTTTGTGGATGGAACCCCGATCAAAGTATGTAGAATGCCCATAAACTCGCTATGGAAGAAAGTTTATATCGTTGGACTTTTCTCagtatttttcctttttgtgcTTTTTATACTTCTATTTTTTGTAACGCACATGTGCAGAAAACTAATTTGGCATGTCCGCTTTTTGGAGAGACAAGCTGATAAAGAATCCGACAAAATGGCCTCAGGAAGACGCAGGGTTATTTACATGTTAATTCTAGTTATTAcaacattttttctttgtttgttgCCGCAAAGAATTTTTGGAATTTGGCTAATATTTGTTAATCCATCAAAAGTATACGAGCTAGGATTAGAAGGGTACTTGAACTTGATCACATTTACTCGAGTAATGTTGTACATCAGTAGTGCTTCAAAtccaataatatataatattatgtcCAAAAAATTCCGCCATGCTATAAAAGAAATGATCCCTTGTGGGTGTCATACAGAAACCGAACAAAACTCTCTTGAACTTATGAAACTTGTAACATTTGTAAGTGTTCAGCTGTCACCAGCAAGAAGACGAGGTAAGGGatcagtaaaattttctacacCAAAAAGCGATGATATTTTGCCagtcaaaattaaaatcattcgaGGGAGCGAAACGAAAacttcttcattttaa